GATGTCAGTTTGCCAACTGGCAAATACAGTGGCAAGTTGCGCTGCTCACCACCACGTCGCTTTGGTCGGCAGTCCGGTACGGTGAGGGCGAAGACGTACCCGACGGTATTTCGGGGGCTTGATTTCTCGTTCGAGAGCACGGCATCATCGGCCCGTGGACGCGGCAGCAAGGGGGCGCGACGAACGGAAGGCGGCTCGGTTCGGCGTCAGCAACAGGCCGAGGAGCATAGCACTGGGAACCCTGCGGTGGACGAGCTACTGGCTGCAAAAATGGAGGCTATGTCTGGGGGTAGCAAGGACGTGTTGAAGGAGCCACATGCAGCTACAGTGGGAGATGGTGCTAGCCACGGACTCGCCACATCGGGTGCTCAGAGCTCCAACCACTCTGAACCAAGGAGTTCTGACATGATACCAGCCATGCGCAATCTTTCACATGAAATCACCATGGCTAACGCTGATCTCTCTGATGATTTATCAACCCTGGGCAAGCGTGCAGCCGTTGGAGACAATAGTACTGCTTCTGTACAGGAGGCGGGAGACCTTGCTTTGGTGCCATATGATAATAAGGCCACTTTGGCCGATCGTGTGCTTTCAGGTACCCCCAAAAAGCGCAGAACGTCGGGAACTCGGGAGGTGCAGCAGTCCCAGCATGAGGGCGAGGTGGCTGACCAGGAGATGGTGGACCGGACCAACAACTTGGAGGCTGTCGGCACAGGGGCCGCCGACGAACTAACGGGGCCGGCGGAGCCCCGTCAGGAGCAATGAATCTCCTTAGTTGGAACTGCCGAGGGGGTGGGAACTCTCGGACAGTTCGTGACCTTGTGAGTCTAGTGCAGGCTCACTCCCCGAGTATCGTTTTTCTTTGTGAGACTAGGCAGTCTAAGAATAAAATGAAACGTCTTCGTGCTAGGTTAGGTTTGAGAGGTTTTGATGCTTTTGATTGTGTCGGTCGTAGTGGTGGTCTTGCTTTGTATTGGCATGAGTCTTTGAGTCTTGATGTAAAAGAAATAAATGAACGATATATTGATGCATATGTAACTGATACGGCGGGTGAGCCACCCTGGAGGCTTACCTGTGTCTACGGCGAGCCACGGACGGAGGACCGTCATCGCATGTGGTCCCTTCTCCGTGATCTTCACCAAAAGGCCAACATGCCGTGGGTCGTTGTGGGAGACTTCAACGAAGCGATGTGGAGTTTTGAGCACTTCTCCGACACACCGCGTTCAGCAGGTCAGATGCTTGATTTCAGAGATGTTCTTGAGGTTTGTGGTTTGGGCGACCTTGGTTTTGCAGGTCTGCCCTATACTTTTGATAATCGTCGAGGGGGGCGGGCTAATGTAAAGGTCCGCCTCGACTACGCCGTGGCCAACAACATGTGGAGAGATGTCTTCGCTCATGCCAGGGTGGAGCACCTGGTGGCGCCCAGCTCCGACCACTTGCCCATCTTGCTTCGATGCGCGCTCGAGGAGACGAGCCAGGCAACAGGCAGGAGATGCAGACAGTATGAGGTAATGTGGGAACGGGACCCATCCCTGCCCGAGGTAATTATGAACACATGGACTGAGTTGGGTGCTATGCTGAATCTTGGTGATATTGCTTCCGGCTTGGGTAACTTGATGAAAAAACTGCAAGGCTGGAGCCGCAAAAAATTTGGTAATGTGATTAAGGAAATTAACAAATCTCGCTCCCGCTTGGAGGAGCTTATGTCGATGAATGCAGATAGGAAAGACATACGGGAGGAGACCGATCGCATGAACGAGCTGCTATATAGAGAGGAGATGTTGTGGATGCAGCGGTCTCGTATTGCATGGCTGAGGGAAGGCGACCGCAACACTCAGTTTTTTCACCGGAAAGCGGTGTGGCGTGCGCGGAAAAATCGCATTAAGGCACTCATTGATGAGGCAGGGGTCACGTACAGGGACCATGGTTCCATGGCGGCTATGGCCACGGCCTATTTTTCTAAGCTTTTTACTGCTGATTCTTCTCTATGTGCGGATCCAGTTATAGATTTGATACAGACTCATGTGACTGACAGTATGAATGATGGCATGTGCACAGATTTTTCAGATAAGGAAATAGCTGATGCTCTCTTCCAGATTGGACCACTCAAGGCGCCAGGGCCGGATGGATTCCCAGCCCGCTTCTTCCAGAGGAACTGGGCAGTTATGAGAGAACAGGTTATGGCAGGAGTGCGGGAATTTTTTCGTACAGGGATCATGCCTGAGGGGGTGAATGACACTTCCATTGTTCTCATCCCGAAGGTGGATAACCCGGAGAGGCTAACTGAGTTTCGTCCAATAAGCCTATGCAATGTCATATATAAGGTGGTGTCAAAGTGTTTGGTGAATCGACTAAGACCTATTTTGGATAATATTATCTCTCCTCAACAAAGTGCCTTTGTCCCTGGCGGGATGATTACAGATAATGCACTAATTGCCTTTGAGTGTTCCCACTTTATTCAGCAGGAGAAGGACCCTAGCAAGAGCTTCTGCGCATATAAGCTGGATTTATCAAAAGCTTATGACAGGGTGGACTGGATCTTCTTGGAGCGAATGATGAAAAAGATGGGCTTCGCTCGCCGGTGGGTGGACTGGATTATGGCTTGCGTCACCTCGGTGAGATATACAGTGAAATTCAATGGAACCCTCTTGGAATCATTTGCACCGTCGCGCGGGCTACGGCAAGGTGATCCTTTGTCCCCGTTTTTGTTCCTGTTTGTGGTTGATGGTCTATCTGCGTTGTTGAAAGATGGAGAGCAAAGAGGAGATTATACCCGCTAAAAATATGCCGAAGAGCGCCGGGAGTGTCTCACTTATTATTCGCAGATGATACGTTGCTCTTCTTCAAGGCAGAGGCGGACCAAGATAAAAAGGTCCAACAAGTGCTAAATACATATGCAAAGGCCACTGGACAATATATTAATCCGTCTAAATGTAGTGCCCTGTTTGGCACTTCGTGTCCAGCCATGATGCAAGACGTGGTGAGAAATATTCTCCATATTGGTACTGTTACTTTTGAGGAAAAGTACCTAGGCCTTCCAACGCCCGAGGGTCGCATGTCTCGAGGTAAATTTCAGAATCTGCAGTCCCGGTTGTTGAAAAGGATTATTGCGTGGGGCGACACCCTCTCTCTGGCTGGCAAGGAGACTATGATCAAGGCAGTAGCTCAGGCCATCCCTACGTATAGCGTTTTCAAGTTACCTATGTCTGTCTGCGATGATCTGAACAGAATGGTCCGGAATTTTTGGTGGGGGCATCGGAAGGCAAGCGGAAAACACATTGGATAGCATGGCCAAGGATACAAGCTCAGAAAAGCAAGGGTGGTTTGGGATTCAGAGATTTCCGCCTCTTCAACCAGGCGCTCCTAGCGAGACAGGCTTGGCGTTTGCTAACTAATCCCACCAGCTTGTGTGCGCAGGTTCTCAAGGCACGGTACTATCACGACGGGCGCCTCGAAGATACGGTATTCTCGGGGAATGCATCTCCGACTTGGCAGGCAATTCAGCACGGCCTCGAGCTCTTGAAAAAGGGCATCATATGGCGCGTCGGGGGCGGGCAGGACATCCGCATTTGGCGAGACCGGTGGCTGCCTAGGGAGCCATCACGCCAACCCATATCCCTGCAGGGTACGTGCCGCCTAAGGAGGGTGGCGGAGCTCCTGGATGGCGAGGGGTCCTGGCGCATGGACCTGCTCCGCCGCTACTTCCTCCCTGCGGATGTCGACATCATCACCAGTATCCGTACGTCGACCCGCTTCACCGAGGATATTATTGCAtgggcaccggagagaaacggtaTCTTCACCGTTCGGTCCGCCTACCGTTTGGCCATGGACGAGCGCGAGCGTCCTTCGGCTTCCGCCACGAGCAGGGCACCGGATGATCGTCGCGCCATCTGGAAGATCATATGGGGGTGCCCTGCTCCCCCTAAGGTACGCGTGTTCGCTTGGAGAGTCGTCACCAACTCACTTGCTACTTGGGACAATAAAGCCTCGCGACACCTCGAGCTTACTGACATTTGCCCCTTGTGTGGTGTTGAACGCGAGGATGGATTCCATGCGCTTTGCAGGTGTCCCTGGCAAGAGAGCTCTGGCGAGTTATGGCCTTGGACTGGAACATCCCCAAGGTGGAGGCCATCGTCAACACTGGCCCGGAGTGGATCTTTTCACTGCTGGACCCCTTGGATGAGACGGCGAGACTGGTGGTGCTCATGACCATGTGGAGAGTATGGCATGTCCGGAATGAGATCACACACGACAAGGCGTCGCCCACTGCCGAAGCCTCTCGACGCTTTTTGCACGGATACATCAACTCACTCATGTGCATACAGCAACATCCTGATGGTAACCTAGAGAAAGGGAAGATGGTGGTCCTGCCTTCACCACCACGCGCTCCAGAAAGTATGGCGCCCAAGGTGCGCGCACACTGGGTACCGCCCCAGCCGGGCTGGGTTAAGTTGAACACGGATGGGAGCTACATAGCGGCCACAGGTGCGGCGGGAGGAGGTATGATCCTGCGTGATGACAGAGGCGAGATCATCTACAGCGCATGTAGGGAGCTACGTACATGCGACAACGCTTTAGAGGCGGAGCTAGAAGCGTGCAGAGAAGGCTTGGAGCTGGCCTTGCACCGATCTAACCTACCTATTCTGGTTGAGTTGGATAGCGCGGAGGCGGTGTCGATGATTACAGCACACGAGATGGATAGATCGTCACATCGTGCACTTATAAAGGAGATTCGTAGGTTGGCTGGAAGCGATGCTAGGGAGATCTCTTTTACTCTTTGTAGCCGTCTGCAGAACAGGATTAGTCATGAGCTGGCCGCCTATGGCCGTAGCACTCCGCGCACAGCAGTCTGGCTTACTGCCGGGATGGACTTTGTTATAAACCTGGCTCTCGCTGAGAAGCCTCCTTGAGTAATGAGAATtccttttttcaaaaaaaaaaaaaatgtCAGTTTGCCAAGCCAAGTCTTCGAGAGCTAGCGACTATAAAAATCCCACAGCGTCCCACCGTGCAGACATCGGAGCCACGGCTATAGCTCAAGCACAGAAAAACAGTCACAAAACCCCACCAGTGCACATGGAGGCTTGTGCGGGCCAAGCTAGCAGCGCGCACATCGTTCTGGTGCACGGCGCATGCCTCGGCGGCTGGTCCTGGTTCAAGGTGGCGACGCGGCTCAGGTCCGCCGGGCACCGCGTCAGCACGCCTGACCTGGCGGCGTCCGGCGTCGACCCCAGGCCGCTGCGCGAGGTGCCGACGTTCCGCGACTACACCAAGCCGCTGCTGGACCTCCTGGAGTCCCTCCCGCCCGGCGAGAAGGTGGTGCTCGTCGGCCATAGCCTCGGCGGCGTGAACATCGCCCTCGCCTGCGAGCTGTTCCCGGAGAAGATCGCCGCTGCGGTGTTCGTCTCCGCCTTCATGCCGGACCACAGGTCGCCGCCGTCGTACGTGCTTGAGAAGGTACGTACACCACCATGAGCGTGGAAGTAGTATTTCCT
The Aegilops tauschii subsp. strangulata cultivar AL8/78 chromosome 3, Aet v6.0, whole genome shotgun sequence genome window above contains:
- the LOC141043017 gene encoding uncharacterized protein encodes the protein MPWVVVGDFNEAMWSFEHFSDTPRSAGQMLDFRDVLEVCGLGDLGFAGLPYTFDNRRGGRANVKVRLDYAVANNMWRDVFAHARVEHLVAPSSDHLPILLRCALEETSQATGRRCRQYEVMWERDPSLPEVIMNTWTELGAMLNLGDIASGLGNLMKKLQGWSRKKFGNVIKEINKSRSRLEELMSMNADRKDIREETDRMNELLYREEMLWMQRSRIAWLREGDRNTQFFHRKAVWRARKNRIKALIDEAGVTYRDHGSMAAMATAYFSKLFTADSSLCADPVIDLIQTHVTDSMNDGMCTDFSDKEIADALFQIGPLKAPGPDGFPARFFQRNWAVMREQEKDPSKSFCAYKLDLSKAYDRVDWIFLERMMKKMGFARRWVDWIMACVTSVLKARYYHDGRLEDTVFSGNASPTWQAIQHGLELLKKGIIWRVGGGQDIRIWRDRWLPREPSRQPISLQGTCRLRRVAELLDGEGSWRMDLLRRYFLPADVDIITSIRTSTRFTEDIIAWAPERNGIFTVRSAYRLAMDERERPSASATSRAPDDRRAIWKIIWGCPAPPKVSLARELWRVMALDWNIPKVEAIVNTGPEWIFSLLDPLDETARLVVLMTMWRQHPDGNLEKGKMVVLPSPPRAPESMAPKVRAHWVPPQPGWVKLNTDGSYIAATGAAGGGMILRDDRGEIIYSACRELRTCDNALEAELEACREGLELALHRSNLPILVELDSAEAVSMITAHEMDRSSHRALIKEIRRLAGSDAREISFTLCSRLQNRISHELAAYGRSTPRTAVWLTAGMDFVINLALAEKPP